Proteins encoded within one genomic window of Gracilimonas sp.:
- a CDS encoding ATP-binding protein → MSKSTGIPWLNDNAAILNFIHKLVDELDELQDQLMALNEGELLFSQGEPLEFMYLILEGNIQLTRTQPDDTEVALITLGPGSFAGLIAFTTGEPTLTSGRITTKGLALKMRPQQFEQYLNDHPRLKHPLQQLMLNNMILRYKSNLRLQTKTHLLSKELNKDRNNLKAAYKQLEETHQMLVHQEKMATLGELVAGFAHEVNNPASALMRSAENLVEIYTGFEDSDAAFKLFKFGLNSEPVDSSTLRKRMLDMEKKYPWIHERATIRKLAHMPDKALALINEFKKKGTLPDLVNHFEAGKMIQNIRIASRRIANLVKSLKSYSRQDQNKEQLADIREGINDTILVLSNRLKFVDLTLQLNEIPKTCVFVGDLNQVWTNIIVNACDAIEERGAISISTSYDDNLIKVKISDSGPGIPDEIMPHIFEPNFTTKNQGAKFGLGLGLAISNEIILQAGGSITAENRKQGGAEFTVTLPVRDDC, encoded by the coding sequence ATGAGTAAATCCACCGGCATCCCCTGGTTAAATGATAATGCAGCCATCCTTAATTTCATTCACAAGTTAGTAGATGAACTAGATGAGTTGCAGGATCAGCTTATGGCGCTGAATGAGGGAGAGCTTTTGTTTTCACAAGGAGAACCGTTGGAGTTTATGTATCTCATTTTAGAAGGAAATATCCAATTAACACGCACTCAGCCTGACGATACTGAAGTTGCCCTCATTACATTGGGCCCCGGAAGCTTTGCCGGGCTGATTGCTTTTACAACCGGAGAACCAACCCTGACAAGTGGGCGCATCACAACCAAGGGATTAGCCTTAAAAATGCGCCCCCAGCAATTCGAGCAATACCTGAATGATCATCCCAGGCTTAAACACCCTTTGCAGCAGCTGATGCTCAATAATATGATCCTGCGATACAAAAGCAATCTGCGCCTTCAAACAAAAACACACCTGTTAAGCAAAGAACTCAACAAAGATCGTAATAACCTAAAAGCCGCTTATAAACAATTAGAGGAAACCCACCAGATGCTCGTGCATCAGGAGAAGATGGCTACGCTCGGAGAGTTGGTTGCCGGTTTTGCCCATGAGGTAAATAATCCTGCTTCAGCCTTAATGCGTTCCGCTGAAAACCTGGTAGAAATTTACACCGGATTTGAAGATTCCGATGCTGCATTCAAGCTATTTAAGTTTGGACTTAACAGTGAACCGGTAGATAGCTCTACTTTACGAAAACGCATGCTGGATATGGAAAAAAAATACCCCTGGATTCATGAAAGAGCAACCATTCGGAAACTCGCTCATATGCCGGATAAAGCCCTGGCCTTGATCAATGAATTCAAGAAAAAAGGGACTCTTCCTGACTTAGTCAATCATTTTGAAGCCGGAAAGATGATTCAAAACATCCGTATTGCAAGTCGCAGAATTGCAAATCTTGTGAAAAGTCTGAAAAGTTATAGCAGACAAGATCAAAATAAGGAACAACTCGCTGACATCCGGGAAGGAATCAATGACACCATACTTGTATTAAGCAATCGGTTAAAATTCGTAGATCTGACTCTACAGCTGAATGAAATTCCAAAAACTTGTGTGTTTGTGGGCGACCTTAATCAAGTTTGGACTAATATTATTGTGAATGCCTGTGATGCCATTGAAGAAAGGGGAGCAATTTCAATTTCTACAAGTTATGATGACAACCTAATCAAAGTTAAAATATCTGACAGCGGCCCAGGAATACCAGATGAAATCATGCCCCACATTTTTGAGCCTAACTTCACAACTAAAAACCAAGGGGCTAAATTCGGGCTGGGGCTTGGACTAGCTATTTCTAACGAAATTATTTTACAAGCCGGGGGAAGCATCACCGCTGAAAATAGAAAACAAGGTGGTGCTGAATTTACGGTAACTCTTCCGGTACGTGATGACTGTTAG
- a CDS encoding response regulator, translating into MDEKIYILIVEDELEVMEALIKDLEKFESYFPVETANNVSEATEVIDYIIDHGHKIGLILCDHVLPGKNGVDLLIDMQNRPETMKSKKVLVTGQAGHEDTILAINKADLDHYIAKPWGQEELERVVVNELTDFVIANEKNLLPYMQILDAARLSDALRKNRMTDH; encoded by the coding sequence ATGGATGAAAAAATTTACATATTGATAGTAGAAGATGAGCTGGAAGTAATGGAAGCTTTGATAAAAGACCTTGAAAAATTTGAGTCTTACTTCCCTGTTGAAACGGCTAATAATGTATCGGAAGCTACAGAGGTGATTGATTACATTATTGACCACGGGCATAAAATCGGTTTAATCTTATGTGATCATGTTCTCCCGGGAAAAAACGGAGTAGATCTGTTGATTGATATGCAGAACAGGCCTGAAACGATGAAAAGCAAGAAAGTACTTGTGACCGGTCAGGCAGGGCATGAAGACACCATTCTCGCTATCAACAAAGCAGATTTAGATCATTACATTGCAAAGCCCTGGGGTCAGGAAGAGCTCGAGCGAGTAGTGGTTAATGAGCTTACCGACTTTGTGATAGCTAATGAAAAAAACCTGCTCCCCTATATGCAAATATTAGATGCAGCCCGGCTTTCCGATGCGCTCCGTAAAAACAGAATGACCGACCATTAG
- a CDS encoding SLC13 family permease, protein MKVFSKQSVSILLGIIGFMIPFFLNISGLSEAGHVALSIFFIAAIFWMLEPVPIYATSILVILLQVFFLSKQGVLFPEITADYNPNPYTDFIGTLANPIIILFLGGFVLADAAVKYDLDKNLTRLLLKPFGSKPKFIILGLMAVTAVLSAFMSNTATTAMMMTVILPIIAKTDLDDPLRIGLALSIPFAANIGGIATPIGTPPNAVVIGALSTQGINIAFTEWMILAAPLVMLVLIASWLILLWMFKPKSGSLSMDMKGAFQKNSSAILVYFVFGATVLLWITESFHGIGSSIIALIPVAALALTGILDKDGIRQLPWEVLWLVAGGISLGISMESTGLAEWIITSIEWSAFSTLFMIIAFSLVAIVMSNFLSNTVSATLLIPLAVSLAKSGVAGEGFSLILISLVIGVSASMAMMLPISTPPNAIAMSTGTLKTKHMTRAGLVIGLFGLLMVTLYALFYWPLILN, encoded by the coding sequence ATGAAGGTCTTTTCTAAACAATCGGTTTCTATTCTGCTCGGGATCATTGGTTTTATGATTCCTTTTTTTCTGAACATCTCCGGTTTGTCCGAGGCTGGGCATGTTGCTCTCAGTATTTTCTTTATTGCCGCAATTTTTTGGATGCTGGAGCCGGTTCCGATTTATGCTACTTCAATCCTGGTTATTTTACTTCAGGTTTTCTTCCTGAGTAAACAAGGAGTACTTTTCCCGGAAATAACCGCTGATTATAACCCAAACCCTTACACTGATTTCATTGGCACGCTTGCAAACCCCATCATCATTCTTTTTTTAGGTGGCTTTGTTCTCGCTGATGCCGCAGTAAAATATGATCTCGATAAAAACCTGACCCGCCTTTTACTCAAACCCTTTGGTTCAAAACCTAAGTTCATAATTCTCGGGTTGATGGCGGTCACCGCCGTGCTTTCTGCTTTTATGAGTAACACCGCCACTACCGCTATGATGATGACTGTCATTCTCCCCATCATAGCCAAAACCGATCTGGATGATCCACTGAGGATTGGCCTCGCACTCAGTATTCCTTTTGCAGCAAATATTGGTGGCATTGCTACCCCCATCGGAACACCGCCCAATGCTGTAGTCATCGGGGCTCTTTCAACCCAGGGAATAAATATTGCATTTACCGAATGGATGATCCTGGCTGCCCCGTTGGTTATGCTGGTCCTCATTGCAAGCTGGTTGATCCTTTTGTGGATGTTCAAACCAAAATCTGGTTCTCTATCAATGGATATGAAAGGAGCCTTTCAAAAAAACAGCTCTGCTATCTTGGTGTATTTCGTTTTTGGCGCTACCGTTTTACTTTGGATAACAGAAAGTTTTCACGGTATTGGAAGTAGCATCATTGCACTTATCCCGGTAGCTGCTTTAGCTCTCACGGGTATTTTAGATAAAGACGGTATTCGCCAGCTTCCCTGGGAAGTATTATGGCTGGTAGCTGGTGGAATATCACTCGGTATTTCGATGGAAAGTACCGGTCTCGCAGAATGGATTATCACCAGCATTGAATGGAGTGCTTTTTCTACATTATTTATGATTATTGCCTTTAGTTTGGTTGCCATCGTGATGTCAAATTTCCTCTCAAATACGGTTTCTGCTACTTTACTGATTCCACTTGCAGTCAGTTTAGCAAAATCAGGTGTAGCGGGTGAAGGGTTCAGTTTAATCCTTATCAGCCTGGTGATCGGGGTAAGCGCAAGCATGGCAATGATGCTCCCCATTTCAACCCCGCCCAATGCCATTGCAATGAGTACCGGCACCCTAAAAACTAAACATATGACCCGCGCGGGGTTAGTGATCGGGCTTTTCGGGTTATTGATGGTGACTCTTTACGCACTCTTTTATTGGCCATTAATCTTAAATTGA
- a CDS encoding DUF58 domain-containing protein codes for MILEPNILSKLSSLELRAKKIVEGFISGLHKSPFHGFSVEFAEHRPYNPGDDFKHIDWKVYAKKERFYVKRYEEETNLRSYIMLDTSSSMQFRHFSEWSKLRYGIHYAASLMYLMHRQRDACGLIPFNSKIDAFIPAKSTYAHLRQIYTELERELIHEENKDAERRQTASAQAIHEVAERLNHRSLVVIITDLFENSGEHEELISALKHLRHRKHEVLLFNVLEKKSERDLDFPDRRFVFEDMELGDEVEVLPAQVRQDYQEKVAEYTKKFQMACSEFEIDFEEMDTQSPFDQSLLAYLTKRRRLG; via the coding sequence ATGATCTTAGAACCAAATATACTGTCCAAACTATCCTCGCTTGAACTGCGTGCGAAGAAGATCGTGGAGGGTTTCATTTCCGGATTACATAAAAGTCCGTTTCATGGATTTAGCGTGGAGTTTGCGGAGCATCGTCCTTACAACCCCGGTGATGATTTCAAACATATAGACTGGAAAGTATATGCCAAGAAAGAACGGTTTTATGTGAAGCGGTATGAAGAGGAAACAAATCTTCGTTCCTATATCATGTTGGATACGAGCTCATCCATGCAATTCAGGCATTTTTCAGAATGGAGTAAGCTTAGATATGGGATTCATTATGCAGCTTCATTGATGTATTTGATGCATCGTCAGCGAGATGCTTGCGGGCTGATCCCATTCAACTCAAAGATTGATGCCTTTATTCCGGCCAAGTCAACTTATGCCCATTTGAGGCAAATTTACACAGAATTGGAGCGAGAGTTGATTCATGAGGAGAATAAAGATGCTGAACGAAGACAAACGGCGTCAGCTCAGGCAATTCACGAAGTAGCAGAGCGGTTGAATCACCGAAGTTTGGTGGTAATCATTACTGATCTTTTTGAAAATTCCGGGGAACATGAAGAATTGATTTCTGCTTTAAAACATCTTCGTCATCGAAAACATGAAGTATTGTTGTTTAATGTGCTGGAAAAGAAAAGTGAGCGCGATCTTGATTTCCCGGATCGGCGCTTTGTATTTGAGGACATGGAGTTAGGGGATGAAGTGGAGGTGCTTCCGGCTCAGGTGCGCCAGGATTATCAGGAAAAAGTAGCTGAATACACCAAGAAATTCCAAATGGCTTGCAGTGAGT